From Shewanella psychrophila, a single genomic window includes:
- a CDS encoding DUF2750 domain-containing protein — MSEITPELASFIENVKQHQVVWGLQDETGEGWVVCDSSEYEHTDVMPLWSSEANAKVHCSEEWSDYQPVSITLVEFLEFWVSDLNDDGVLVGTDWLADHECLETDPIELAKSLVNVEEE, encoded by the coding sequence ATGAGCGAAATTACCCCTGAACTAGCCAGCTTTATCGAGAATGTAAAACAACATCAAGTTGTCTGGGGATTACAAGATGAAACCGGTGAAGGCTGGGTTGTATGCGATTCATCTGAATACGAACATACTGACGTAATGCCACTGTGGTCTTCTGAAGCAAATGCCAAGGTTCACTGCAGCGAAGAGTGGTCTGATTATCAACCTGTGTCTATCACCTTAGTTGAGTTCCTTGAATTTTGGGTATCGGACCTAAATGATGATGGCGTACTTGTTGGTACCGATTGGTTAGCCGATCATGAATGTTTAGAGACCGACCCTATCGAACTTGCAAAATCTTTAGTCAATGTGGAAGAAGAATAG
- a CDS encoding chemotaxis protein CheV → MAKVLDSVDQRTKLVGENRLELLLFRINATQLFAINVFKVKEVVKLPQLSAVPGSHPHISGVANIRGTSIPVIDLRGAIGYKSITGDHEANMIITEYNRSVQGFKVGKVEHIVNMTWGDILPPPKTAGSHNYLTAITRIEIDGVGQLVSIIDVEKVLAEIIHYDITLSEGVLDETLVNEMQGRKILIADDSSTARRQIKETLEPLGIEILEVSDGLQALRTLQRWCDEGKSVQDEILMLITDAEMPEMDGYKLTHEIRSDKRMNDLYITLNTSLSGSFNKAMVEKVGCDRFISKFQPDLLVDVVQQRLREIVK, encoded by the coding sequence ATGGCAAAAGTACTCGACTCGGTTGACCAACGCACGAAGCTTGTAGGAGAAAACCGGCTTGAATTGTTATTGTTTCGAATCAATGCCACTCAGCTTTTTGCCATAAATGTGTTTAAAGTGAAAGAGGTGGTTAAACTGCCTCAATTGAGTGCAGTTCCGGGTAGCCACCCCCATATCAGCGGTGTGGCCAATATTCGTGGAACTTCCATTCCGGTGATCGATCTTCGTGGTGCTATTGGCTATAAATCCATCACAGGCGATCATGAAGCAAATATGATTATCACTGAATACAATCGCAGTGTTCAGGGTTTCAAGGTGGGTAAAGTCGAGCATATCGTCAATATGACTTGGGGAGATATCTTACCTCCACCTAAAACAGCAGGCAGTCATAACTATTTAACGGCGATCACTCGCATAGAAATTGATGGCGTGGGCCAACTCGTTTCTATTATCGATGTGGAAAAGGTGCTGGCAGAGATTATTCATTACGACATCACTTTGTCTGAAGGTGTACTCGATGAGACACTGGTTAATGAGATGCAGGGGCGTAAGATTTTAATTGCCGATGATTCTTCAACGGCGCGAAGACAGATAAAAGAAACGCTGGAACCATTAGGTATTGAGATCTTAGAAGTCTCAGATGGATTACAGGCTCTGAGGACGCTACAGCGTTGGTGTGATGAAGGTAAATCTGTGCAGGATGAGATTTTAATGTTGATCACCGATGCGGAAATGCCTGAGATGGATGGTTATAAGTTAACCCATGAAATCCGTAGCGATAAGCGAATGAATGATCTCTATATCACATTGAACACTTCATTAAGTGGTAGCTTTAATAAGGCCATGGTAGAGAAGGTCGGATGTGATCGTTTCATCTCTAAGTTTCAGCCTGACTTGTTAGTCGATGTGGTGCAGCAGAGGCTAAGAGAAATAGTTAAATAG
- a CDS encoding mechanosensitive ion channel family protein, which yields MRLSNRFFLLFLCSLILFSNANAAGVPSMVGVLKGASNEQADAASLSVHQKYQYKDEFKRDTPRGTLEGFTQAAYEQDYVLAAKYLDLRYLPEGMVKDKGAEYASKLQAIIDRNVWVDLDQINDSPRGKDNDMLPAYRDAFGRIKLESSEVSLLLQRVPGKQGSIWKISNATVAKIPSLYEQLGYGPVVEWFVDNIPEGRLFKVNLWELTLLLVYLVAAFIVVIPITWIIKFIILKSNYALKEELGYIVAGPLRFFIAVLLDRAWMAHSSISAMALEMVNTGFLLFIAVVWLVWSSLGIFQASLKRRWLAQDNQQGASLLGPLTNFVRVIFVALAGLVWLEHLGFSASAILAGMGIGGVAIALASKQSIENFIGTITLYSAAPIRVGQLCQFGAIKGTVEQIGLRCTQIRTLDRTLIHVPNAKLAEMEIENISEREKIRFKADIRLDYETSSEQLKGIIADITAMLEHHKEVDESPLRVTFQGFGLHGLQVNVFAYVGTTSFPTYQLVAEELHLGIMDIVVNHGSRIIPVAPIAAKL from the coding sequence ATGCGTTTGAGTAATCGTTTTTTCCTTCTTTTCTTATGTTCACTTATTTTATTTTCAAATGCCAATGCTGCAGGCGTGCCAAGCATGGTGGGAGTGCTCAAAGGTGCGTCAAATGAACAAGCTGACGCGGCTTCACTTTCTGTGCATCAAAAGTATCAGTATAAGGATGAATTCAAACGCGATACTCCTAGGGGGACGCTGGAAGGATTTACCCAAGCGGCCTATGAACAAGATTACGTCTTGGCAGCGAAATACTTAGATCTTCGTTATCTTCCTGAGGGAATGGTGAAAGATAAGGGGGCTGAATATGCCTCAAAGCTTCAAGCGATTATTGACCGCAATGTCTGGGTCGATCTCGATCAGATCAATGACTCTCCCCGTGGTAAAGACAATGATATGTTGCCGGCCTACAGAGATGCTTTTGGGCGAATAAAGCTTGAAAGTAGTGAAGTCTCCTTATTATTACAGCGTGTTCCTGGGAAACAGGGCTCAATTTGGAAGATATCTAATGCCACCGTGGCCAAGATCCCATCGCTTTATGAGCAGTTAGGCTACGGGCCTGTGGTGGAGTGGTTTGTTGATAACATACCTGAAGGGCGTTTGTTCAAAGTGAATCTTTGGGAGCTAACTTTACTCTTAGTGTACCTGGTTGCCGCTTTTATCGTTGTTATCCCAATTACCTGGATAATTAAATTCATAATTTTGAAAAGTAATTATGCGCTTAAAGAGGAGTTAGGCTATATCGTTGCCGGGCCATTACGTTTCTTTATCGCTGTGCTGTTAGACAGAGCTTGGATGGCTCACAGTAGTATTTCAGCCATGGCGCTGGAGATGGTTAACACTGGTTTTTTGTTGTTTATCGCTGTCGTATGGTTAGTCTGGTCTTCGTTAGGTATTTTTCAAGCGAGTCTTAAACGGCGTTGGCTTGCACAAGACAACCAACAAGGGGCTTCTCTGTTAGGACCCTTAACTAATTTTGTTAGAGTTATCTTTGTTGCCCTTGCAGGCCTTGTATGGTTAGAACATTTGGGGTTCAGTGCCAGTGCCATTCTGGCGGGAATGGGGATCGGTGGCGTCGCCATAGCCTTGGCTTCTAAACAATCCATAGAAAACTTCATCGGTACAATTACCTTATACTCAGCAGCTCCGATTCGGGTGGGTCAGCTTTGTCAGTTTGGTGCTATTAAAGGGACAGTGGAGCAGATTGGTTTAAGGTGTACTCAGATAAGAACCTTAGACAGAACTTTGATCCATGTGCCCAATGCAAAATTAGCTGAGATGGAGATAGAAAATATTTCCGAGCGTGAGAAAATCCGCTTCAAGGCCGATATCAGATTGGATTATGAGACCTCTTCCGAGCAGTTGAAAGGCATTATCGCCGATATCACGGCTATGCTTGAGCACCATAAAGAGGTGGATGAGAGTCCACTGCGGGTAACGTTTCAAGGGTTTGGTTTACACGGTTTGCAAGTTAACGTGTTTGCTTATGTGGGGACCACCAGTTTTCCGACCTATCAACTGGTAGCGGAAGAGTTGCATCTCGGCATCATGGATATTGTGGTGAATCATGGGTCACGCATCATTCCTGTAGCTCCTATAGCGGCAAAATTATAG
- a CDS encoding pyridoxal-phosphate dependent enzyme, with amino-acid sequence MKLSHTPVDTIEMFNRDIFVKRDDLLHPEFSGNKARKFAYFLEHDFPGVCKLIGYGSPQANSLYSMSALAKLKGWSLEFYVDHIASHIKKNPSGNYGAALANGARVISLDTLDNSEGRDTYTYIQEVVQPHEANVVFVPEGGRCEYAEFGVSKLAEEIVQWADENELHHLVVFLPSGTGTTALYINKYFVEQGISIRVLTCAAVGGSAYLTQQFTELSDNPKHHPEIVTLEKKYHFGKLYPEFYEMWKTLSLSGIAFELLYDPLGWLALEHYLNLSAEDVPILYLHQGGLLGNETMLPRYTRKYGDEMVNCSN; translated from the coding sequence ATGAAGTTAAGCCACACCCCTGTCGATACCATAGAGATGTTTAACAGAGACATTTTTGTGAAGCGAGATGATCTGCTCCACCCCGAATTTTCGGGTAATAAGGCGCGAAAATTTGCCTATTTCCTCGAGCATGATTTTCCGGGAGTATGTAAGCTCATCGGCTATGGCTCACCCCAGGCAAACTCACTTTATTCTATGTCGGCGCTAGCTAAACTTAAGGGGTGGAGTTTAGAGTTTTATGTGGATCACATCGCTTCTCACATCAAAAAAAATCCCAGCGGTAACTACGGCGCGGCATTAGCTAATGGTGCACGTGTCATATCACTAGACACTCTGGATAATAGCGAAGGACGGGACACATATACCTATATACAAGAAGTCGTGCAGCCCCATGAGGCAAATGTGGTTTTTGTGCCTGAAGGAGGGCGCTGTGAGTATGCCGAGTTCGGGGTATCTAAACTGGCTGAGGAAATAGTGCAGTGGGCAGATGAGAATGAATTACATCATCTTGTCGTTTTCCTGCCGTCGGGTACCGGCACAACAGCTCTATATATTAATAAGTACTTTGTTGAGCAGGGGATAAGTATTCGGGTACTTACCTGCGCTGCGGTTGGGGGAAGTGCTTACTTAACTCAGCAATTTACCGAGCTGTCTGACAATCCCAAACATCATCCTGAGATTGTGACTCTTGAAAAAAAATATCACTTCGGGAAGTTGTACCCTGAGTTTTATGAGATGTGGAAAACGCTCTCACTCAGCGGTATCGCTTTTGAGTTACTTTATGACCCTCTGGGTTGGCTGGCACTGGAGCACTATCTAAACTTGAGCGCAGAAGATGTGCCTATCTTGTACCTTCATCAAGGGGGATTATTAGGTAATGAAACTATGTTGCCGAGATACACGAGAAAATACGGTGATGAAATGGTTAATTGTTCGAACTAA
- a CDS encoding YccF domain-containing protein: MAVLRLIFNIAWFVLGGFIMGLAWWLAGLLCFISIIGIPFGRACFVIGEMTFWPFGQEQMNRRHLSGQEDMGTGAFGTVGNIIWFLLFGIWLAIGHITHALACFVTIIGIPFGIQHLKLAMLSLTPIGQSVVSKA, from the coding sequence ATGGCAGTATTACGGTTAATTTTTAACATAGCTTGGTTTGTGCTTGGCGGCTTCATCATGGGGTTAGCATGGTGGCTAGCTGGCCTACTTTGCTTCATCAGTATCATAGGGATCCCATTCGGACGCGCCTGTTTTGTCATAGGTGAAATGACATTTTGGCCATTCGGTCAAGAACAGATGAATAGAAGACATCTCTCAGGGCAAGAAGATATGGGAACAGGCGCTTTTGGCACAGTAGGTAACATTATCTGGTTCTTATTATTCGGGATCTGGCTCGCCATCGGACATATCACACATGCCTTAGCCTGTTTTGTAACGATTATTGGTATCCCTTTTGGCATTCAACATCTCAAGCTGGCCATGTTAAGCCTAACCCCAATCGGCCAAAGTGTCGTGTCGAAAGCCTAA
- a CDS encoding substrate-binding periplasmic protein: MLLLTLLISSSAKADTLKLTSLHWPPYSGKTLVDQGALIAITRAALNAMGHELLVDFYPWSRAVRLASRDDSMYLGYLPEYSYPTQAFIFSESLGVSPLGLVERQVNPIRWPKLINLNEYTLGVVRDYVNTADLDIMIKQGAQPVEVVSSDEHNIKKVATGRVDGAVIDVHVLRFILAREDLKPLADKLQMNQKLLEEKQLYVAFKNTPDGHKWRSIVNHGLTRIDAKSILDDYMASVTAASQ; the protein is encoded by the coding sequence GTGTTACTTTTAACCCTATTGATAAGCTCGTCCGCTAAAGCTGATACCCTTAAGCTGACGTCTTTACATTGGCCACCTTATTCCGGAAAAACTCTGGTCGATCAAGGGGCATTGATTGCTATTACTCGAGCAGCTCTCAATGCCATGGGTCATGAACTCTTGGTCGATTTTTATCCATGGAGCCGAGCTGTGAGGCTGGCTAGCCGGGATGATTCTATGTATCTTGGATACCTGCCCGAATACTCTTATCCGACACAGGCTTTTATTTTTTCTGAATCACTAGGTGTAAGCCCATTGGGCCTGGTAGAGAGACAAGTTAATCCTATTCGCTGGCCAAAGCTTATCAATCTAAATGAGTATACATTAGGTGTGGTCAGGGATTATGTGAATACTGCCGATCTGGATATTATGATTAAGCAGGGGGCTCAACCTGTAGAAGTCGTCAGTTCTGATGAACATAATATCAAGAAGGTGGCAACGGGTCGTGTTGATGGCGCCGTGATTGATGTTCATGTCCTCAGGTTTATATTGGCGAGAGAAGATTTGAAGCCATTAGCCGATAAGTTACAGATGAATCAAAAGCTGCTCGAAGAGAAGCAACTCTATGTTGCCTTTAAAAACACGCCAGATGGCCACAAGTGGCGAAGTATTGTTAATCATGGTTTAACCAGAATAGATGCTAAATCTATTTTAGATGATTATATGGCTTCTGTTACGGCGGCTAGTCAATAA
- a CDS encoding PGPGW domain-containing protein, producing MIRKVLISIIGGLLTLAGIALLALPGPAWLLLPIGLAILSLEYPWAKIWLRKSQRQFSASAAWLDRKILLRKMKRS from the coding sequence ATGATCCGTAAAGTGCTTATCTCCATTATCGGAGGATTACTGACACTCGCCGGAATCGCTCTGTTGGCGCTGCCCGGTCCCGCTTGGCTTCTATTGCCAATAGGGCTTGCCATCTTAAGTCTGGAATACCCTTGGGCAAAGATTTGGCTGCGAAAGAGTCAGCGCCAGTTTTCAGCTTCAGCAGCTTGGCTAGATAGAAAGATCTTATTGAGAAAGATGAAGCGCTCATAG
- a CDS encoding cytochrome-c peroxidase, with protein MKRFSSVSLAIITIFSTAAMAQEPIEIIEPAKITAPEKVELGKMLFFEPRLSKSGFISCNSCHNLSLGGVDALPTSIGHNWQEGPINSPTVLNAEYGLAQFWDGRAKDLKEQAGGPIANPGEMGFTHELAVTTVNSMPDYQARFAAIYGKDSVNIENITDAIAEFEKTLVTPNSPFDQFLKGDKSAISAQAKSGYQLFKDKGCTSCHNGPAVGGTMYMKMGLVKPFHTDNPAKGRIAVTGNSADKFVFKVPTLRNIELTYPYFHDGATWTLEEAVNTMADIQLGQQLSETEVKEMVAFLKSLTGDQPQIVLPILPPSNANTPRPVPFGG; from the coding sequence ATGAAGCGATTTTCTTCTGTTTCTCTCGCGATTATCACAATATTCAGCACAGCTGCCATGGCTCAGGAACCTATCGAGATTATTGAACCCGCAAAAATCACTGCACCGGAAAAAGTTGAATTAGGTAAGATGCTCTTTTTCGAACCAAGACTCTCCAAATCAGGCTTTATCTCATGTAACTCATGCCACAACCTGTCATTAGGTGGTGTCGATGCACTACCCACATCCATAGGTCACAACTGGCAAGAAGGTCCAATTAATTCGCCAACCGTACTCAATGCAGAATACGGTTTAGCCCAATTCTGGGATGGGCGAGCCAAAGATCTGAAAGAACAAGCAGGCGGTCCAATAGCTAACCCGGGGGAAATGGGATTTACCCATGAACTCGCCGTTACAACAGTCAACTCAATGCCTGATTATCAAGCCAGATTCGCAGCTATTTATGGCAAAGACTCAGTGAATATCGAAAATATTACCGATGCTATTGCTGAATTTGAAAAAACCTTGGTGACACCGAATAGCCCGTTTGACCAGTTCCTTAAAGGCGACAAATCAGCAATCAGTGCACAAGCAAAGTCAGGTTATCAACTGTTTAAAGACAAAGGTTGTACTAGCTGTCACAACGGACCAGCTGTTGGTGGCACCATGTATATGAAGATGGGCTTGGTCAAACCTTTCCACACCGATAACCCAGCTAAGGGGCGTATTGCTGTAACAGGTAATTCAGCAGATAAGTTTGTATTTAAGGTACCGACACTTAGAAATATCGAGTTAACCTATCCCTACTTCCATGACGGCGCAACTTGGACACTGGAAGAAGCTGTGAATACCATGGCAGATATTCAGCTCGGCCAGCAACTGTCAGAGACTGAAGTCAAAGAGATGGTTGCTTTCCTTAAGTCACTCACCGGCGATCAACCACAGATAGTTTTACCTATCTTACCGCCATCGAATGCGAACACACCGAGACCAGTACCATTTGGGGGCTAG
- a CDS encoding DUF6508 domain-containing protein, translating to MKQSFSHQTSNLYAKYVSILACGDKPISVCKIQEFTDDLAKSHLLLSDFNWDDWYQNSHLVDRPEYIADASLHDCQLLLTAMTRLERFSPGVMDNMRRQGVLLAILERYNNVSMQLAC from the coding sequence ATGAAACAGTCATTTAGCCATCAGACATCGAATCTTTATGCTAAGTATGTGAGTATTTTAGCCTGTGGTGATAAACCCATCTCTGTATGTAAAATACAGGAATTTACGGATGATCTTGCCAAGAGTCACTTGTTATTGTCAGACTTTAACTGGGATGATTGGTATCAAAATAGCCATTTAGTTGACAGGCCCGAGTACATTGCCGATGCTAGCTTGCATGATTGCCAGCTATTGCTCACGGCCATGACGCGTCTCGAACGCTTTAGCCCGGGCGTAATGGATAATATGAGGCGTCAAGGTGTCTTGCTTGCAATCCTAGAACGTTATAATAATGTTTCTATGCAACTTGCCTGCTAG
- a CDS encoding LysR family transcriptional regulator — translation MRIDVDAFKVLEVLVEEGSFAKAAERLHKAQSAVSYQVKKLEQHLGVNLFCREQYRAELTPEGKVILAEGQRLLQYLANIEHLASRFSEGWEPKLELVIDGALPMEPIMKALKRMAAHQIPTKIQLNMEFLGGVQDRFERDNADLMLVKDYRTGPNYRPQSLPDITSILVVAASHPLAVEENISLFELQRHVELTIEDSSPEINYQDELQFGGDKVFYLSGFIMKKNALEMGLGFGWMPDFLIHDELKRGDLVEVEFSGGSRHSFTPKLVSTMERPLGKAGRLFTELIMEEFDRAEL, via the coding sequence ATGCGTATAGATGTTGATGCATTTAAAGTGCTTGAGGTTTTGGTCGAAGAAGGCAGCTTTGCTAAGGCTGCAGAGCGTTTGCATAAGGCTCAGTCTGCGGTTAGCTATCAGGTCAAGAAGCTAGAGCAACACTTAGGTGTAAATCTTTTTTGTCGGGAGCAGTACCGAGCTGAATTAACTCCAGAAGGTAAAGTTATACTTGCCGAAGGCCAGAGACTGTTGCAGTACCTTGCAAACATTGAACATTTAGCGAGCAGGTTCAGTGAGGGCTGGGAGCCAAAATTAGAGTTGGTGATTGACGGCGCCTTGCCGATGGAGCCGATCATGAAGGCACTAAAACGCATGGCCGCTCATCAGATCCCGACCAAAATACAGCTAAATATGGAGTTTTTGGGAGGCGTACAAGATAGGTTTGAGCGGGATAATGCCGATCTGATGCTTGTGAAAGACTATCGAACTGGCCCCAATTATCGACCTCAGTCCCTGCCGGACATCACCAGTATATTAGTGGTAGCGGCAAGCCATCCCTTGGCTGTGGAAGAGAACATCTCGTTATTTGAGTTGCAAAGGCATGTTGAACTCACTATCGAGGACTCCTCTCCCGAGATAAACTATCAGGATGAGCTTCAATTTGGTGGTGATAAGGTATTTTATCTGTCGGGGTTCATCATGAAGAAGAATGCCTTAGAGATGGGTCTGGGTTTTGGTTGGATGCCTGACTTTCTTATCCATGATGAACTCAAGCGTGGGGATCTAGTAGAGGTGGAATTTAGTGGTGGTAGCCGTCACAGCTTCACACCTAAGCTAGTGTCGACCATGGAGCGTCCATTGGGTAAGGCGGGACGTCTGTTTACTGAGCTCATTATGGAAGAGTTCGATCGTGCAGAGCTTTAA
- the hppD gene encoding 4-hydroxyphenylpyruvate dioxygenase, translating to MASEQNPLGLLGIEFTEFSTPDLEFMHKVFIDFGFSKLKKSKNKDISYYKQNDINFLLNNERSGFSAEFAKSHGPAICSMGWRVEDAQFAFDGAVARGAKPADDANKDHPYPAIYGIGDSLIYFIDIFGEEKNIYQDDFVDLEEQVITQEKGFIEVDHLTNNVYQGTMEFWSNFYKDIFGFTEVRYFDIKGAQTALISYALRSPDGSFCIPINEGKGSDKNQIDEYLKEYDGPGVQHLAFRSRDIVASLDAMEGSSIQTLDIIPEYYDTIFDKLPQVTEDRARIKHHQILIDGDDDGYLLQIFTKNLFGPIFIEIIQRKNNQGFGEGNFTALFQSIERDQQRRGVL from the coding sequence ATGGCAAGCGAACAAAATCCACTGGGTTTATTGGGCATAGAATTCACTGAATTTTCCACCCCAGATCTTGAATTCATGCATAAAGTATTTATCGATTTCGGTTTCTCAAAACTGAAAAAGAGCAAGAACAAAGATATCAGTTACTACAAGCAAAATGACATCAACTTCCTGCTGAACAACGAGCGAAGTGGTTTCTCAGCCGAGTTTGCTAAGAGTCACGGTCCTGCTATCTGTTCTATGGGCTGGCGTGTAGAAGATGCACAGTTTGCCTTCGACGGTGCGGTAGCACGCGGTGCTAAGCCTGCCGATGATGCTAACAAAGATCATCCTTATCCGGCTATTTATGGCATAGGTGACAGCTTAATTTACTTTATCGACATTTTTGGCGAAGAGAAGAATATCTACCAAGATGATTTCGTCGATCTTGAAGAGCAAGTTATCACTCAGGAAAAAGGCTTTATCGAAGTCGATCATCTCACCAACAATGTCTACCAAGGCACTATGGAGTTCTGGTCTAACTTCTATAAAGATATCTTTGGTTTCACCGAAGTGCGCTATTTCGATATTAAAGGGGCTCAAACGGCCTTGATCTCTTACGCCCTACGCTCACCGGATGGAAGCTTCTGTATTCCTATCAACGAAGGTAAAGGCAGCGACAAGAATCAGATCGATGAATACCTGAAAGAGTATGATGGCCCAGGCGTACAACATCTGGCATTCAGAAGCCGTGATATCGTTGCTTCTCTCGATGCAATGGAAGGCTCATCGATTCAGACATTAGACATTATCCCTGAATACTACGATACCATCTTCGATAAGCTGCCTCAGGTCACCGAAGACAGAGCACGTATCAAGCATCATCAGATATTGATCGACGGCGATGACGATGGCTACCTGCTACAGATTTTCACTAAAAATCTGTTCGGCCCTATCTTTATCGAGATCATTCAACGTAAGAATAATCAGGGCTTCGGCGAAGGTAACTTTACCGCCCTATTTCAGTCAATCGAGCGTGATCAACAACGTCGCGGCGTACTCTAG
- a CDS encoding LysE family translocator, which translates to MPDIALLAVFLPTFFFVAITPGMCMTLAMTLGMSIGVRRTLWMMGGELIGVAIVAIAAVMGVASIMLNYPQAFSVIKYAGGAYLIYIGIQMWLSKGKMTITTEAQTEVSRMTLFNQGLLTALSNPKSWAFMISLLPPFISADKAVVPQLFWLLSIILFSEAVAMLAYATGGKSLRVFLSKGDNIKLMNRIAGSLMIGVGFWLALG; encoded by the coding sequence ATGCCAGATATCGCCCTACTCGCTGTTTTTTTACCCACCTTCTTTTTTGTCGCAATCACACCCGGCATGTGCATGACGCTCGCCATGACTTTAGGCATGAGCATAGGTGTGCGTCGCACCCTATGGATGATGGGAGGGGAATTGATTGGCGTGGCTATCGTTGCTATTGCAGCCGTCATGGGCGTTGCAAGCATCATGCTCAACTATCCTCAGGCCTTCTCGGTGATCAAGTATGCCGGTGGTGCTTACCTTATCTATATAGGTATCCAAATGTGGTTATCTAAAGGGAAAATGACCATAACCACAGAGGCACAGACAGAAGTAAGTCGCATGACACTGTTCAACCAAGGCCTACTAACAGCCCTATCAAATCCTAAGAGTTGGGCTTTCATGATATCCCTGTTACCGCCATTCATCAGCGCTGATAAAGCGGTGGTGCCTCAGCTCTTCTGGTTATTGTCTATCATCTTGTTCTCTGAAGCCGTTGCTATGCTCGCCTATGCCACAGGCGGGAAAAGCTTAAGGGTGTTTTTGTCTAAGGGTGACAACATTAAACTAATGAATCGTATCGCAGGTTCCTTGATGATAGGCGTCGGTTTCTGGCTGGCATTAGGTTAA
- a CDS encoding GNAT family N-acetyltransferase — translation MFGAEIKFEFSPSISAIRADEWNSLMQGNVKESGKGGNPFTRYEYLLALEQSGCVCPKSGWTPMHMSVLRQGKRIAVMPLYSKSHSYGEYVFDWAWAEAYERNNIEYYPKLLSAVPFTPVTGNRLGIDRQLSEQESQSVVSLMMEALNHEMRRGSYSSWHCLFMPEGQHRLISQSQSQESHLDPLLELGSASSAPAALNVAPRPLKRTGTQFHWRNQDYQGFDDFLSVMSSRKRKNILKERSKAQSKGYTCRFIAGVDVTEVQWQSFYYCYQITYAKRSGHYGYLNLDFFKLIGKTMAGQVQLLVVEKPLLQPDSSDTPESLDDHIDSKEENGESRIVAAALYFNSDTHLYGRYWGCLEEADALHFEACYYQGIEFCIKHGLETFDAGAQGEHKISRGFEPVETYSNHEIAHPAFRDAIENFTLQEAEQNRLYMIEAAKLLPFKAME, via the coding sequence TTGTTCGGAGCTGAGATAAAGTTTGAGTTTTCGCCATCCATTTCCGCGATACGGGCCGATGAATGGAATAGCTTGATGCAGGGAAATGTTAAGGAGAGCGGTAAGGGAGGAAACCCCTTTACTCGTTATGAATATTTATTGGCGTTAGAGCAAAGCGGATGTGTGTGCCCGAAATCCGGCTGGACTCCTATGCATATGTCGGTATTGCGCCAAGGCAAGCGGATTGCGGTAATGCCCCTGTATAGTAAAAGTCATTCCTATGGAGAATATGTGTTTGATTGGGCCTGGGCCGAGGCTTATGAAAGGAACAATATTGAGTATTATCCTAAGTTATTGAGCGCTGTGCCTTTTACGCCAGTCACAGGTAATAGGTTAGGCATAGATAGGCAATTAAGTGAGCAAGAGTCTCAGTCTGTTGTCTCCTTGATGATGGAAGCTTTAAATCATGAGATGAGACGTGGGAGCTATTCCAGTTGGCATTGCCTATTTATGCCCGAGGGGCAACATAGGCTTATTTCCCAATCACAATCACAAGAGTCCCATTTAGATCCACTGTTAGAGCTAGGCTCAGCATCATCAGCACCAGCAGCTCTAAATGTAGCGCCAAGGCCCCTTAAGAGAACGGGCACTCAGTTTCATTGGCGTAACCAAGATTATCAAGGATTTGATGATTTTTTGTCTGTTATGAGTTCCCGTAAACGCAAAAATATCCTCAAAGAGAGGAGTAAGGCTCAAAGTAAAGGGTATACATGTAGGTTTATTGCGGGTGTTGATGTGACAGAGGTTCAGTGGCAATCTTTCTATTACTGTTACCAAATTACTTATGCCAAACGCTCGGGACATTACGGCTATCTCAATTTAGATTTTTTTAAGTTAATTGGAAAAACCATGGCGGGCCAAGTGCAGTTGCTGGTTGTCGAAAAGCCCTTACTACAGCCCGATAGTTCGGATACTCCAGAGAGCTTAGATGACCATATAGACTCAAAAGAGGAGAACGGCGAATCCCGGATCGTCGCTGCAGCGCTCTATTTCAATAGCGATACTCATCTCTATGGCCGATACTGGGGCTGTTTGGAAGAGGCCGATGCATTACATTTCGAGGCATGTTATTACCAGGGAATTGAATTCTGCATCAAGCATGGTTTAGAGACATTCGATGCGGGGGCTCAGGGGGAGCATAAGATTTCCAGGGGATTTGAGCCAGTGGAGACCTACTCAAACCACGAGATAGCTCATCCCGCTTTTAGAGACGCCATTGAGAATTTCACTTTGCAGGAAGCCGAACAAAATCGGCTTTACATGATAGAGGCAGCGAAGTTACTGCCGTTTAAAGCGATGGAATAA